The genomic window GGGCGAGAAGGCCGGTGTCGCGAAGCATGAGCTTCGGCGCCTTCACCAGCCGCTTGCCCAGGTTGCTGCTCCAGGCCGGAACCGTGGCGAGCAGGAAGACCGCCTCCAGGAGGGCCAGGTAGCGCTTCAGGGTGTTGAGGGGGATGCCCAGGGACCTCGAAAGCTCGGCCATGTTGAGGAGGCTGGCCGAACGCACGGAAAGGAGTTCCAGGATCCGGGGCAGCTGGGTCAGTCCCTCGATCCGTGACAGGTCCCGGATATCCCTCTGCAGCAGAGTCTGGACATAGCTTTCGAACCATTGGCTGCGCCTACGCCCGGGCTCCCGTTCGCGGGCTTCCGGAAACCCCCCGGCGAGAATCGCGCCGATGAGGGCTTCCCGGTCCAGGTCCAGATTCTGCGGTTCCAGGGGCCTGTCCGAGAAGAGGCGGTCCACCAGATTGCCGCCGGAACCCGCCACCTCGTATTGGGAAAGCCCATCCAGCGTAATCACTTCCATTCGCCCCGCCAGGGATTCGGAAACCTGGGGGAGGACGAGGACGTTCGCAGAGCCGGTGAGCAGGAAGCGGCCCGGTTTGCGTTCTGCATCCACCTCGGCCTTGATGGTCCGGAAGAGCTGGGGGGCAAGCTGGATTTCGTCCAGTACCGTCAGGCCCCGTTGCTGGGCGACAAAGCCGACCGGATCCACTTCTGCGGCCCGGCGTACGGCCGGGTCGTCCAGGGTCAGGTAGCGGCCTTGGGCCTGGTGGGCCAGGAGGGCCTTGGCCAGGGTGCTCTTCCCCACCTGCCGGGCCCCCAAAAGGAGGACCACGGGGGTGTCGAGCAGCGCTTCGGCCACGCGTGGGGAAAGGGTGCGATCGAACATGATAAAAATATGCCATCTGGTGGCATAATTTCAATCTGTTAAACGGATGAATTTATTATTTTCCCGTAAATTGAACTCAAGTATCGCCATTCCTGTTCTTGGTAAACAACGCCAGGCGCCGGCAGCCTTTCACCGCCGCTTCCGCTTCCCCTCCACCGGGGCCGCGCCGTCCACCTCCAGCAGCGGGGTGGCCACGGCCCCCTCCAGCAGGATCCGTGCGTGGGCCACGGCCTCGGGGCGGTCGGGGTGGCCGGACAGGAGCCGGGCCAGTTCCCGCACCCGGGCGTCGCCCGCGAGCCAGGTGAGGCCGCTGCGGGTGCGGCCCTCGTTCACTTCCTTGCGCAGCTGGCCGTGGTGCTCGGCGCGGGCGGCCACCTGGGCCAGGTGGGTCACGGCCAGCACCTGGTGGCTCCGGCCCAGCTCGCGCACGGCGGCGCCCACGGCGATGGCGGTCTCGCCGCCGATGCCGGCGTCCACCTCGTCCAGCACCAGGACCAGGGGGTCCCGGCTGCCGGCGCCGAGCGCCATGCCGGCGCCCTGCATGGCCAGCATGAGGCGGCTCAGCTCGCCGCCCGAGGCGATCTTGGCCAGGGGGCGGAAGCCCTCGCCCACGTTGGGCTCGATCCAGATGGCCACGGTGGAGAAGCCCTGGGGGGAGACCCTCACGGGCAGGCCCGCCAGGAGGACCGGGCTCGAGGGTTCCTCGGCGACGGCCAGGCGCAGCTGGATTCGGCAGCCGTTCATCCCCAGGCGGCCCAGGCGCTGGTGCACGTCCTTTTCCAGGGGCTGGACGAGGCCGGCCCTGTGGGCGTGGAGGACCTCGGCGGCGGCGCGGTAGGCCTCGCAGGCCTTCGCCAGGCCGCCTTCGAGTTCCCTCAGGCTGGAGCTGTGGTTGTTCAGTTCGTCCTGCTCGCGGCGGAGCGCCTCCAGGCGGCCCGCGAGCTCCTCGGGCTCGCAGCGGTGGCGCCGGGCCAGCTTCTCGAACTGGGCTAGGCGGGTCTCCAGGGCCTCGATGCGGTCCACGCCCTCCCGGGACCAGCGGATGGCCTGGTCCTGGGCCAGGGCCTGGAGGTCCTCCAGCTCCAGCAGGGCCGAGCGGGTGCGGTCCACTTCCACCTGGGCGGCGGGCAGGATCGAGGCGGCGCGGGCCTGGGCGCGGTGGGCGTCCTCCACCAGGCGCAGGGCGTCGCGCAGGGCCTCGGCGCCCTCGCGGAAGGCGGACTCCAGGTGGACGGCGTGGCGCAGGGGTTCGCGCTCGCTGCGCAGCTGCACCCACTCCCCGGCCCGGGGGGCCAGTTTCTCCAGGTCGGCGATCTGCTCGGCCAGCCACTCCAGGCGCTCGGCGCGCTGGCTTTCGCTCTTCTTCCGGGCCGCCAGGCGGGCCTGGGCGTCCCGCACGTCGCCCGCCTGGGCGGCCAGGTCGGCGCTGATGCCCAGCACCTCGTCCAGGAGGCCCAGGTGGCGTTCCTCGGCCAGGAGGGACTGGTGGTCGTGCTGGCTGGTGAGGCGCATCCAGATGCGCCCGGCCTCGCGCAGGTCGGTCAGGCTGCAGGCGCCGCCGTTGATCCAGGCGCGGCTGCGGCCGTTGGCGGCCACCTCCCGGCGCAGCACCACGGGCTGCTCCTCGGGGAGGCCCCGGTCGGCGAGGAAGGCCCGCCAGGCCTCGAAGGCGCCGTCCACCACGGTCTCGGCCACGGCCCGGGCCGTGCCCTGGCGCACCATGTCGCCGTCGCCCCGGGCCCCCACCAGCAGGGAGAGGGCGTCCACCAGGAGGGACTTGCCGGCCCCGGTCTCGCCGGTGAGGACGGTGAAGCCGGCCTGGAAGTCCAGGGCGAGGTCTTCCACCAGGGCCAGGTTCTGGATGCGGAGCGAAGAGAGCATGGCTTCAGCCTACCCTGAGGCCTTGACTCCTGGGCAGCGAACACGCATCATGATGGTTCTGAGTTCTTTGTCAGTTCCATAGTGAGCTATCACGAAAGGTGGAGGGACGGGCCCTGTGAAACCTTGGCAACCTGCGATGAGCAAGGTGCCAATTCCTGCCGGTGGACGCATGCGTCGAGCCGGATAGATACCGAACTGATGTGACTGCCAAGACACAGACGGAGAGGGGCCCGAATTATTCGGGCCCCTCTCCGTCCATGTGAAGCTCGCGAGGAACCGAAGGCTCCCTCGACCTGTCCGGAGGCCCCTAGCGGGGAGACAAGGACCCAAGCATTCCCCCCCCGCGGCGGGCGGGGGAAGATCCACCTGGAGCCGAACGTGAGCCAGAACCAGCCCCACTTCGAGACCATCGCCCTCCACGGGGGGCACAGCCCGGACCGGGACACCCGCAGCCGCGCGGTGCCCATCTACCAGACCACCAGCTACGTCTTCGACTCCACGGAGCACGGGGCGCGCCTGTTCAGCCTGGAGGAGCCGGGCAACATCTACACCCGCATCGGGAACCCCACGGTGGACGTGCTGGAAAAGCGCGTGGCCCAGCTGGAGGGCGGCGTGGCGGCGGTGGCCACGGCCTCCGGCCAGGCCGCCATCACCCTCGCGGTGGTGACCCTGGCCCAGGCCGGGGACCACCTCATCGCCGGCACCAACCTCTACGGGGGCACCCACACCCTCTTCAGCCAGAGCTTCAAGCGCCTGGGCATCACGGTCACCTTCGTGGACAGTACCGACCCTGACGCCTTCCGCAAGGCCCTGCGCCCGGAGACCAAGGCCATCTACCTGGAGGCGCTGGGCAACCCCAAGCTGGACGTGCCCCACTTCGACGCCCTGGCGGCGGTGGCCCAGGAGGCGGGGGTGCCCCTCATCGTGGACAACACCCTGGCCTCCCCCTGGATCTGCCAGCCCCTGAAGCATGGCGCGAACCTGGTGGTGCACAGCGCGACGAAGTACCTCGGGGGCCACGGCACGAGCCTCGGCGGCGTGCTGGTCGACGGGGGCAACTTCGACTGGGCCAACGGCAGGTTCCCGGAGTTCACCCAGCCCAACCCCTCCTACCACGGGGCCGTCCTCACCCAGGTTGCGGGTCCGGCGGCCTTCGCGGCCAAGGCCCGCCTGGAGGGCCTTCGGGACTTCGGCCCCGCGCTGTCGCCCTTCAACGCCTTCCTTCTGCTCCAGGGCATCGAGACCCTCCCCATCCGCATGGACCGCCACGGCAGCAACGCCCTGGCCATCGCCCAGTGGCTGGAGGCCCACCCCCAGGTGGCCTGGGTCAACTACCCGGGCCTCCCCGGCCATCCGAGCCACGCCCTGGCCCGGCGCTACTTCCGGGAGGGCGCGGGCTTCGGCGGCATCCTCACGTTCGGCGTGAAGGGGGGGCTGGCCGCCGGGGCCAAGGTCATCAACGCGGTGGAGCTCTTCTCCCGCCTGGCCAACGTGGGCGACGCCAAGAGCCTCATCATCCACCCGGCCACCACGACCCACCAGCAGCTCAGCGCCGAGGACCGCGCCACCAACGGCGTCACGGACGACCTCATCCGGCTCTCCATCGGCCTCGAGAACATCGACGACCTGAAGGCGGACCTGAACCAGGCCCTGTGCGGGGGGGACGCTTGACCCAGGCCTTCCTCTCCCCGGAGGGCGTGCGCACCGCCTTCCGCGTCACCGGGCACGGGCCGGCCAGGGTCCTGCTCCTCCACGCGCTCACCGGGGGCCCCGACGCCGCCGACGCGCCGGGGGTGAAGGGCTGGTGGGGGCCCATGTTCGAGCCGGGCGCGCCCCTGGCGGCATCCGAGGCCACCGTGTGGACGCCCAACCTCGCCGGGAGCTGCTACGGCGCCGAAGGGCCGGAACCCCGGGGCGGCTGGTCCACCCGGTACCAGGCCGAGGTGCTGGCCCAGTGGATCCGCGCCGGGGACCTGTCCTTCGACGCCCTCCTGGGGGGATCCCTGGGGGGCATGGTGGCGCTGGAGCTGGCCGTCCTGGAGCCCGGGCGCTTCAAGGCCGTGGGCGTCATCGGCTGCGGGGGCCGCTCCGACGCGTGGCTCTGGGGCTCCAACGAGGCCCAGCGCGCGATCCTGGCCAGCCCCTCCCTGGGCGACGACGAGGCCATCGCCCTGGCGCGGCGCGTCGCCATGCTCACCTTCCGGAGCCCCGCGGGTCTGGCTGGGCGCTTCACCGCTCCAAGCGAGCTGCAGGAATGGCTGGCTTTCCATGGCAGGGCCCTGGCGGCGCGGTTCACCCGGGCGGCCTACGTGGCCCTCCTGGACGCCATGGACAACCACGACCTCACCCGGGGCCGGGGCAGCCTGCCCGAGGTCCTGGCGCGCATGGGCGCCACGCTCCACGTCCTGGGCCTGGAGGGGGACATGCTCTTCTCCCAGGCCTGCCTGATTGAACTCATCGAAGCCGCCCGGAAGGCGGAGCGCCTGGGGGAGGCCCGCTGGGTGCGGAGCCCCCACGGGCACGATGCCTTCCTCATCGAGTGGGACCAGGTGAAAGCCTGGCTGAAGGAGGTACTGCCTTGAAAGTTCTCAAGTTCGGAGGAACCAGCGTCGGAACCCGGGAGGCCCTGGAACTGGCGGCGACGATCATCGGCCAGGAGCTCCCCCAGGGGGGCCTCGTGGTGGTCTCGGCCCTGTCGGGCACCACGGACCTGATCCTGAAGGCCATCAACGCCTCGGCCAAGGGGGACCTGGAGGCCGCGGGCGCGGCCCGCATCGCCCTGGAGGCCCGGCACTGGGCCACGGCCCGGGCGCTGGGCGTGGACGAGGCGGTCCGCCCCCACTGGGAGCCCCTGTTCCAGTCCCTGGCGGGCCTGCTGCAGGGCATGGGCCTCCTGTGGGAGGCCTCCCCCCGTTCCCGCGACGCCGCCCTCGCCCTGGGCGAGACCCTGTCGGCGCGGCTCCTGGAGACCCTGCTGGGGCGCCGGGGCCTGCCGGCCACGTTCCGGGACGTGCGGGAGGCGCTTCGCACCGACGCCCGCCACGGCAGGGCCCGGCCCGACCTCGAGCGCATCCGGGAGGCCGCCGGGCCCTGGCGGGAGGGCCTGGCCAAGGGCGCCCTGTGGGTCACCCAGGGCTTCCTGGGCACGGCCCCGGACGGGTCCACCACGACCCTGGGCCGGGGCGGCTCCGACACCAGCGCCACCCTGCTGGGCGAGGCCCTGGGCGCTTCCGAGGTGCAGATCTGGACGGACGTGGACGGCGTGCTCAGCGCCGACCCCAGCCTGGTGCCCGAGGCCCGGCCCATCCCGGTCATGAGCCTCCGGGAGGCCGCGGCCCTGTCGGCCTTCGGGGCCAAGGTGCTCCATGCCGACGCCCTGGCGCCGGTGAGCCGCGCGGGCTTCGGCCTGGTGGTGGCCAACACGCACCGCCCCACGGGCAGCCGCACCGAGATCCGCTCCGAGGCCCCGGCGCGCCGACCCGGGGAGATCACCTCGGTGGCGTACAAGGAGGGGGTCTCCTGCCTGCGGGTCCCCCCCGCCCAGGACTCCGAGCTGCTCTTCCAGGCCTCCACCCGGCTGCTGGAGGCCGGGGCCTCCCTCTACGGACTGCTGGCCACCCCCGACGGGGGCCTCCTGGTCGCCAAGGGGGAGACGGCCGATTCCGAAGCCGTCCTCCGGGACCTGGCGGCCTCCGGCCTCTCCGTCCAGCGGGGCTGGGCGGCGGTGGCGCTGGTGGGCGAGGGCCTGCGGGAGGCGCCGGGGCGCGCCCTCAGCCTCCTGGGGCCCCTGGTGGATGAACCGGTGGCGGCCATCCTGGCCGGGGACACCGGGGTCTCCCTGGCCTTCCTGGTGCCGGACCACCGGCTTTCCCTGTTGATTCCCAGGCTGCATGCGCATTGCATAGAGTCTGCACCCAGGAGCGGCGGATGACCCAGACCTTCACCGAAGCCCTGAATTCCGGGCAATGCTTCCTCTTCGACGGTTCCACGCCCACCGTGCTCTACGAGCGCGGCGTCTACATCAACCGGTCCTTCGACGAGGCCAACCTGGCCTCCCCGGAGCTGGTGGGGGCGATCCACCAGGAGTTCCGCGCCGCGGGGGCCCAGGTGGTCACCACCAACACCTGGGCGGCCAACCGCCTGAAGCTGCAGGGCTACGGCCTCGCCGAAAACCTGCGGGACATCAACCTCAAGGGGGCCCTCCTGGCGCGCGCGGCCCTGGGCGACGAGGATCCCGGCTGGGTGGCCGGGTGCATCGGCCCCCTGGGGGTGCGCATCGAGCCCTGGGGCCCAACCTCCTTCGAGGAGGCGAGGGGCTTCTTCGCGGAACAGGCCCGGGCCCTCATCGAGGGCGGCGTGGACCTCTTCGTTCTGGAGAGCTTCGCGGATCTCAACGAGATCCACCAGGCCATCCTGGCCATCAAGGAGATCTGCTCCCTGCCCGTGGTGGCCCAGATGACCCCCAACGACGAGGGCCAGACCCTCTACGGCACGGAGCCGGAGTGGTACATCGCCAAGCTGGCCGAGTGGGGCGCCGACCTCGTGGGCGTCAACGGCGGCAGCGGCCCGGCCCCCCTCCTGGACCTGCTCAAGCGGTTCCGGGCCGTGACGGACTGTCCCCTCATCCTCCAGCCCAGCGCCGGCCTTCCCCGCATGGTCGACGGGCGCCTCCTGTACATGGCCAGCCCCGAGTACCTGGGCGAGTTCGCGCGCCAGGCCTTCCAGCTGGGGGTCCGGGCCGTGGGCGGCTGCGCGGGCACGACGCCCGGGCACACCCGCTCCATGCGGGGCGCCCTGCGCCAGGAGAAGGCCTTCGTGGAGGGCGCCACCGAGCGCCCCCCCACCGAGGCCACCCACTACCCGGTGCCCCAGGCCGAGCGCAGCGCGTTCAGCCGGAAGATCGCCGACGGCGAATTCGTGGTGACCGTCGAGCTGGTCCCCCCCAAGGGCATCAGCGCCGACAAGCTGGTGGAGAAGGCCGCCTTCTGCCGGGACCGGGGCGTGGACGCCATCAACGTCCCGGACGGCCCCCGGGCCATGGCCCGCATGTCGGCCCTGGCCACCGCCGTGATCATCCAGCAGCGGGTGGGCATGGAGGCCCTCATGCACTTCGCCTGCCGGGACCGGAACCTCCTGGGCATCCAGAGCGACC from Geothrix sp. 21YS21S-2 includes these protein-coding regions:
- a CDS encoding ATP-binding protein; this encodes MFDRTLSPRVAEALLDTPVVLLLGARQVGKSTLAKALLAHQAQGRYLTLDDPAVRRAAEVDPVGFVAQQRGLTVLDEIQLAPQLFRTIKAEVDAERKPGRFLLTGSANVLVLPQVSESLAGRMEVITLDGLSQYEVAGSGGNLVDRLFSDRPLEPQNLDLDREALIGAILAGGFPEAREREPGRRRSQWFESYVQTLLQRDIRDLSRIEGLTQLPRILELLSVRSASLLNMAELSRSLGIPLNTLKRYLALLEAVFLLATVPAWSSNLGKRLVKAPKLMLRDTGLLAHMMGADAGRLARDPDLLGGPLETFVAGELRKLLGWAECRARLFHYRTLPGAEVDLLLEHADGRVLGVEVKASGALQAKDFRGLKGLAGSLGEAFHGGIVLYTGREVLPFGPKLHAVPVSALWQGLA
- a CDS encoding DNA repair protein RecN translates to MLSSLRIQNLALVEDLALDFQAGFTVLTGETGAGKSLLVDALSLLVGARGDGDMVRQGTARAVAETVVDGAFEAWRAFLADRGLPEEQPVVLRREVAANGRSRAWINGGACSLTDLREAGRIWMRLTSQHDHQSLLAEERHLGLLDEVLGISADLAAQAGDVRDAQARLAARKKSESQRAERLEWLAEQIADLEKLAPRAGEWVQLRSEREPLRHAVHLESAFREGAEALRDALRLVEDAHRAQARAASILPAAQVEVDRTRSALLELEDLQALAQDQAIRWSREGVDRIEALETRLAQFEKLARRHRCEPEELAGRLEALRREQDELNNHSSSLRELEGGLAKACEAYRAAAEVLHAHRAGLVQPLEKDVHQRLGRLGMNGCRIQLRLAVAEEPSSPVLLAGLPVRVSPQGFSTVAIWIEPNVGEGFRPLAKIASGGELSRLMLAMQGAGMALGAGSRDPLVLVLDEVDAGIGGETAIAVGAAVRELGRSHQVLAVTHLAQVAARAEHHGQLRKEVNEGRTRSGLTWLAGDARVRELARLLSGHPDRPEAVAHARILLEGAVATPLLEVDGAAPVEGKRKRR
- a CDS encoding O-acetylhomoserine aminocarboxypropyltransferase/cysteine synthase family protein; its protein translation is MSQNQPHFETIALHGGHSPDRDTRSRAVPIYQTTSYVFDSTEHGARLFSLEEPGNIYTRIGNPTVDVLEKRVAQLEGGVAAVATASGQAAITLAVVTLAQAGDHLIAGTNLYGGTHTLFSQSFKRLGITVTFVDSTDPDAFRKALRPETKAIYLEALGNPKLDVPHFDALAAVAQEAGVPLIVDNTLASPWICQPLKHGANLVVHSATKYLGGHGTSLGGVLVDGGNFDWANGRFPEFTQPNPSYHGAVLTQVAGPAAFAAKARLEGLRDFGPALSPFNAFLLLQGIETLPIRMDRHGSNALAIAQWLEAHPQVAWVNYPGLPGHPSHALARRYFREGAGFGGILTFGVKGGLAAGAKVINAVELFSRLANVGDAKSLIIHPATTTHQQLSAEDRATNGVTDDLIRLSIGLENIDDLKADLNQALCGGDA
- a CDS encoding alpha/beta fold hydrolase, with amino-acid sequence MTQAFLSPEGVRTAFRVTGHGPARVLLLHALTGGPDAADAPGVKGWWGPMFEPGAPLAASEATVWTPNLAGSCYGAEGPEPRGGWSTRYQAEVLAQWIRAGDLSFDALLGGSLGGMVALELAVLEPGRFKAVGVIGCGGRSDAWLWGSNEAQRAILASPSLGDDEAIALARRVAMLTFRSPAGLAGRFTAPSELQEWLAFHGRALAARFTRAAYVALLDAMDNHDLTRGRGSLPEVLARMGATLHVLGLEGDMLFSQACLIELIEAARKAERLGEARWVRSPHGHDAFLIEWDQVKAWLKEVLP
- a CDS encoding aspartate kinase; amino-acid sequence: MKVLKFGGTSVGTREALELAATIIGQELPQGGLVVVSALSGTTDLILKAINASAKGDLEAAGAARIALEARHWATARALGVDEAVRPHWEPLFQSLAGLLQGMGLLWEASPRSRDAALALGETLSARLLETLLGRRGLPATFRDVREALRTDARHGRARPDLERIREAAGPWREGLAKGALWVTQGFLGTAPDGSTTTLGRGGSDTSATLLGEALGASEVQIWTDVDGVLSADPSLVPEARPIPVMSLREAAALSAFGAKVLHADALAPVSRAGFGLVVANTHRPTGSRTEIRSEAPARRPGEITSVAYKEGVSCLRVPPAQDSELLFQASTRLLEAGASLYGLLATPDGGLLVAKGETADSEAVLRDLAASGLSVQRGWAAVALVGEGLREAPGRALSLLGPLVDEPVAAILAGDTGVSLAFLVPDHRLSLLIPRLHAHCIESAPRSGG
- a CDS encoding bifunctional homocysteine S-methyltransferase/methylenetetrahydrofolate reductase, producing MTQTFTEALNSGQCFLFDGSTPTVLYERGVYINRSFDEANLASPELVGAIHQEFRAAGAQVVTTNTWAANRLKLQGYGLAENLRDINLKGALLARAALGDEDPGWVAGCIGPLGVRIEPWGPTSFEEARGFFAEQARALIEGGVDLFVLESFADLNEIHQAILAIKEICSLPVVAQMTPNDEGQTLYGTEPEWYIAKLAEWGADLVGVNGGSGPAPLLDLLKRFRAVTDCPLILQPSAGLPRMVDGRLLYMASPEYLGEFARQAFQLGVRAVGGCAGTTPGHTRSMRGALRQEKAFVEGATERPPTEATHYPVPQAERSAFSRKIADGEFVVTVELVPPKGISADKLVEKAAFCRDRGVDAINVPDGPRAMARMSALATAVIIQQRVGMEALMHFACRDRNLLGIQSDLLGAAGLGVQNVLAITGDPPKLGPYPNATAVFDVDAIGLVNILRCLNSGLDLGGSNIGVPTRFSIGVGANPVAVDVDREQSRFRYKVDAGAEWAITQPVFDADALFRFLEFAEPLGIPVIAGIWPLKSLRNAEFMANEVPGVTLPDILLKRMARWQSAEDQLKEGLDIAREIIAKVRPVVRGLQLSAPLGQVELLETLLEAGVDHE